Part of the Triticum urartu cultivar G1812 chromosome 2, Tu2.1, whole genome shotgun sequence genome, acagttttccaatctcggtgggaccgaatcagaaaactcggtctgaccgaaatagtaaacctagtgaccgttaggaatttcggtgggactgacatgcaactcggtaggaccgattcggttagggtttgggcataacgtaatctcggtgagaccgattacacaaactcggtgagaccgaatttggtaattagctaaccagagagttggtcaggcaaactcggtgggaccgatttgctctttcggtgagaccgagtggaactcggtgagaccgaaaagttacaaaggggaaacactgagtttacattgcaatctcggtgggaccgattcgctctttcggtggacgaaaagttacgaaagggaaacagagagtttgccaaccccatctcggtgggaccgagatccttatcggtagaaccgaattgctagggttttgaagtggctaatgacaagtgaaactcggtggcgccggataggaagaatcggtaggaccgagtttggcttagagtttaggtcatatgtggatgtgggaagtagttgagggtttGGAGCATATCCACTAAACACATGAAgccaagaggctcattaagcaacacctcatccctccttaatagtattggctttcctatagacctcaatgtgatcttgatccactaaaatataaaatgaagagtcttgagcttttgagcttgagccaatcctttgtccttagcattttgagggttccactttcatatccatgccatgccaatcattgagcttttcctaaaataatcatcttggaatagcattagctcaatgagctatatgttgttatgaattaccaaaaccacctagggatagttgcactttcagcagCTTCCAGGTCTCTTTGTTCATTGTGCCGAAGAATCACTGCAGGGTCCGCGGCACTTCCGGATTGAACTCCAACATATGGAGAGGCCGGCGTTGGCAGGGGAGAGTCCGCGGAaaagcatcacctgaatcacgtcAGTGAGACTAGTGTTCTTGCCTATCATATTTTTGATGCGCTTTTGTAGCATCATCACTTCATCGGTCGACCCCCAGTCCAGACCCTTGTTGGTCCACGACGTGAGCCGCATAGGGGGTCCGGATCTGAACTCAAGAGTGGCCATCCAGCGCCACGAGgttcggtgatatagaaccactcctgctgccatacCTTGACGGTCTCCATGAAGGCTCCTTTGGGCCAGGTAGTgttggggagcttgctcaccatggcaccaCCGCAGTCTGTGTGCTGCCCAttgaccaccttcggcttcacgttgaagaccttgagccataggccaaagtgtgAGGGGATGCTGAGAAgcgcctcacacacgacaataaacgccgagatgtggaggaaggaatttggggctagatcatggaaatctagcccgtagtagaacatgaggccattgacaaaggggtggaggggaaaccctagtccatGGAGGAATTGGGGGATAAACACCACTCTTTTGCCGGGCTCTAGAGTGGGGATGACTTGCTTTTTGGCAGGGAGCTTGTGTGTGATGCCCGCAGTCAGGTACCCCGCCTGCTGGAGCTCCTTGACATCCTTCTCCGTGACGTACGAGGCCATCTAGTTTCCCTGTGAGATGGATCCGGACATGGCCGGAGAGGTTGGTGGAGGTGGGAAAGATCAAATCTTGGGCGATGGAGCTCGAGGATGCGAAGGcagaggaagaaggcatggggtTAAAAGAAGGGATCTTTATCCACTTAtataggcagtgaatatcaagcgcccccTCAAGCCTTAAAACTCGTCTGTTCCCAAGGGGACATCCGaatggcacggttggattacccaaacccgtattgatgaggagCCCGCAATGAGcagacacaatctctgctttgacaagacgtgtcaatagaGGCTGCGCCTCGAAACACGAAGCGGGAGGCCAAAAAATGGTTCGATATGATAGAGGCCAGATGTGGCGTTTCGCCGAAAAAAGTTGTCAGTTGACAAAACCTTAGTTTGATTAAGTATTTTGCCTTTGTGGTTGAGGGTTGTGACTGTTATACAGAGCCGGATACATCTCTTTTATTCAGAAGGTTGCTTTGAAGTATTcagaggaagaacccgccttgcaatgtcaaAGACAACTAGCGCGCCAGACATACcatcattgaagactggttcaggggctactgagggagtcctggattaaggggtcctcgggtgtccggcccgtgtgttatgggccggactgatgggccatgaagatacaggGTAGAAGGCCTTCCcgtgtgtccggatgggactctcctttgcgtggatggcaagattggcatctggatgtgtagtttccttcttctataaactgactctgtacaaccctaggcccctccggtgtctatataaaccagaggggtcAGTCCATGggtgtaagggcatatttatccctaaggtgttttggtgattgatgacaatgcgtttgcggactaatcatgtgtcTTGATTTGCCCAGACGTTTCttcgctaggcacaagacggtttggtgtccctcgaagactattgaagacggtgtttttctacgtttctttttggtggatttgagtcgtaggaaagccgtactattaagagggggtccgtgtcggaaaggttcgggtggaatcatcacgtacacgtttcTTTCTATTCCCCTCCTTTCCCCTGCACCTTGGAGCATCCTCCGCTTGTATCTCTTTACCTTGTTCTGGCTGTTGTGTtggcttgcggtagtactgctccctggtgagcggtagtaccgtaggcaccagtggtagtaccgtgctgtggcgcggtagtaccgcaggtgcccacggtagtaccgctcctttgGAGCCGTAGTACCGTGACCCCCACGCCAAGTACCGTTCTCTTGCGGTAGTAGGGgcagatgtaattttttacatccgcactaCCGCGGTAGTACCACAACCCTTCCGCGGTAGTACCATGCGTGGCCTGGCTCAGctgccaggcggtagtaccgctcctctgtGGTAGTACTGTGTTGGATTTTTGCTACGTCCGTTTTCCAGCAgaagtaggcacggatgtttTGTTATCCATGCTCTTCCCAGGCTTGGGGttccctgccttgcggtagtaccgcaagggggagcggtagtaccgcgtctgcGGAAGTACCGTCCTCAGCCCTTGTGCTTAAGGTCTGCCCTAGCTGCTGCTGCTGGGAAGTACCGTCCTCAGCCCATGTGCTTAAGGTCGCCccgagctgctgctgctgctgcggtagtaccgcggctcctcacggtagtaccgcgtggCCTCGCGGTAGCACCGCTGatctggagcggtagtaccgctagtCGCGGGCTGgtggtggataacggttggatttttcttCCTTAGctatataaggggtgtcttcttcctctatttgactacctcttccaaccctaagctccattgtttctcaagctccattttcgcccgatctcactccctagccaatcaaacttgttgatttgctcgggagtggttgagaaggccccgatctacacttccaccaagagaaatttgattccccccactaatcccttgcggatcttgttactcttgggtgtttgagcaccctagacggttgaggtcaccacggagccatagtccattgtggtgaagcttcatggtgtcgttgggagcctccaattgagttgtggagattgccccaaccttgtttgtaaaggttcggtcgccgcctccaagggcaccaatagtggaatcacggcatctcgcattgtgtgagggcgtgaggagaatacggtggccctagtggcttcttggggagcattgtgcctccacaccgctccaacgagACGTACttccctcaaagggaaggaacttcggaacacatcctcgtctccaccgactccactcttggttatctcgtgcctttacttgtgcaagcttatttgtgataatctcttgcttgcttgtgttcctatccttgttgcatcatataggttgctcacctagttgcatatctagacaacctactttgatgcaaagtttaaattgttaaagaaaagctaaaaattgttagttgcctatttcaccccctctagtcaaccatatcgatcctttcaattggtatcagagcctcctctctttattaaggactttaccgtccgaagagtatggttgacgtCGTAGAAGGTGAGAAGGAGCACTCCGGTGCAAATCTGGTATCTTCTACAGGAGATGGGGAACcgcggtctctcgtgaggagttcaatgtggcgttggacacattgaaaatctccatgacgaccgaggtcaAAAGCATGTTTAAAGATTTCTTAGAAGAGCTTAAACTTTCCACCGCGCCgctgaaagtgggtgatcccgccaacaaAATGTCGGATGCTccctccgacaagggggaagctactagcAAGAAAGCCCTTCCTACTAGTGGTAAGAGTGGCACcagcatctttgcccatgtggaacctccgCTTGTCTATGGTGGACCTCtcccttccactcatttgaatcatgccgggcCGGCCCCTAAGATTGAGAAGAATGTTGAATTTGACTCTTGGGTTTATCGttttaagcgtcatttaaatcatgtgaacactaacctttggagaatcattgaagaaggtttctatccacatgaccgaagcaacttcacttctagagaagccgtggataatcaattcaatgagaatgctctcttcatcattcaagaagctatcccacccgaagaccttcctcatctccggccttactccttggccaaagatgcTTGGCGCCAAGTGGTTTCCCTCTACCgaggaagcgcaagcattcaatgctccaactatgaagtggtgcaagatgaagcccatgagtttgcaatgaaagaagatgaagaacgtCGTGTGCTCTATCGGAgggtaaccaaactcgcggtctcgctacgagatcatggaagcaaggacacagatgacaattggatcaagcgcaaattcctcaagataatgatgccctaccacaaagccatgtcctccatcattcgtcaaaggccggacttccacaccttgtcctcaagtgatgTGTTGGATGAGTTCGTTGCTATGAGCAtgttggacaagaccgccgacaatgcggtacTTCGCTCTCAAAGAGTAAAGAAACCCAACCTTTCTCTAAAGGCCAAGGTTAGTATGGAGGAAGAGGAcaaagaggaagaagaggacaaAGAGGGAGAAGAGGAGAGTAACCTCAAAGATAcgaagtatgcctatcatgaacacatggcccttgcttcaaggcaattttggagcaagaagaactcaaggcccaacttcaacaagaacatttcAAGTGGCACAAAGGGCAATTAACGAGTGAGGACTTGTTTCAATTGTGGCAATGTAAGTCACTTTGTTTNNNNNNNNNNNNNNNNNNNNNNNNNNNNNNNNNNNNNNNNNNNNNNNNNNNNNNNNNNNNNNNNNNNNNNNNNNNNNNNNNNNNNNNNNNNNNNNNNNNNNNNNNNNNNNNNNNNNNNNNNNNNNNNNNNNNNNNNNNNNNNNNNNNNNNNNNNNNNNNNNNNNNNNNNNNNNNNNNNNNNNNNNNNNNNNNNNNNNNNNNNNNNNNNNNNNNNNNNNNNNNNNNNNNNNNNNNNNNNNNNNNNNNNNNNNNNNNNNNNNNNNNNNNNNNNNNNNNNNNNNNNNNNNNNNNNNNNNNNNNNNNNNNNNNNNNNNNNNNNNNNNNNNNNNNNNNNNNNNNNNNNNNNNNNNNNNNNNNNNNNNNNNNNNNNNNNNNNNNNNNNNNNNNNNNNNNNNNNNNNNNNNNNNNNNNNNNNNNNNNNNNNNNNNNNNNNNNNNNNNNNNNNNNNNNNNNNNNNNNNNNNNNNNNNNNNNNNNNNNNNNNNNNNNNNNNNNNNNNNNNNNNNNNNNNNNNNNNNNNNNNNNNNNNNNNNNNNNNNNNNNNNNNNNNNNNNNNNNNNNNNNNNNNNNNNNNNNNNNNNNNNNNNNNNNNNNNNNNNNNNNNNNNNNNNNNNNNNNNNNNNNNNNNNNNNNNNNNNNNNNNNNNNNNNNNNNNNNNNNNNNNNNNNNNNNNNNNNNNNNNNNNNNNNNNNNNNNNNNNNNNNNNNNNNNNNNNNNNNNNNNNNNNNNNNNNNNNNNNNNNNNNNNNNNNNNNNNNNNNNNNNNNNNNNNNNNNNNNNNNNNNNNNNNNNNNNNNNNNNNNNNNNNNNNNNNNNNNNNNNNNNNNNNNNNNNNNNNNNNNNNNNNNNNNNNNNNNNNNNNNNNNNNNNNNNNNNNNNNNNNNNNNNNNNNNNNNNNNNNNNNNNNNNNNNNNNNNNNNNNNNNNNNNNNNNNNNNNNNNNNNNNNNNNNNNNNNNNNNNNNNNNNNNNNNNNNNNNNNNNNNNNNNNNNNNNNNNNNNNNttgtccatcacatcattctcctaatgatgtgatcccgttatcaatgaaatccaatgtccatggtcaggaaaccgtaaccatctattgatcaacgagctagtcaactagaggcttactagggacatggtgttgtctatgtatccacacatgtatccgagtttcctatcaatacaattctagcatggataataaacgattatcatgaacaaggaaatataataataactaatttattattgcctctagggcatatttccaacagagggggggggggagaagaGCAGTCGTCCCAGCTATGACGAAGGCCGGAGGGAGAGGGGTGGATCGAATAATCAAAGAGGGgaagggaggggagggggggggagCGAAGAGAACCATTATCAACAAACCTTTGTTTCAATTACTATATTCACCTAAAGCTTTTTTTTGCGGGCACCTAAAGCTGAAACTATTCATAGTtaaatttgtcatttttgtatctcTAACTGTAATTGTAGTTCGAGTTTTAAGTTATTTTTTTGAAATATACATCATAGGTATTTTGTCAGATAATAATACTTTCTATTGTGTAAATACGAGTTTTTGAGGTTGATCCTACGATCTTACCTAAAGGATTTTAATTTGTAGTAATTCTCCAAGATGATTAATGCAAACTCATGGTTACAAACACAATTTTTTTTTACTTATCCATTCCCTTTCAGACTCAGACATCATTACATCATCATATATTCACAACTCATATATCCCCGATCCAACCGCGCAATTCCTCATCCACATCCTCGTCATCGATGTCACGGTCACGAGCAGCAGTCCATGACTTAATAATGTCCGTCCACTGACGGTGGGGCCCCGCCGAGAATGGAAGTAGCCGGTGCTCCAAGTTGCCACGTGGAGCCCACCTGTCCTCTCTAGCTAACCCAGCAATGGGCTGACGGCGAAGACTCCCGTGCCACTGTTCACTGGGCCCCACCACACCCCCCGATAAACGCACACGCCCAAAATCCGACGGCCCCACCACCGCCCAAGGCATAAAATATACCAATCCTGACCCATCACGCTGTCATGCGGACCCACGTTCTTCCCTCCCTCTCTCCAATTTCTTTTGtgcttctcctctctctctctctctctccgtctccCCCCACAGAAAGTGTGAGAACGCCAAGAGCGTCAAGCTGAGGGAAAGATGAGGGAGCTGgtctcctcctccacctcctcccccACCGCGGCCCTCGTCGCCGCCGGCCACGCGGCGCTCCGGGGATGGTGGGAGGAGGTCAACGAGTCGCCGGCGTGGCAGGACGGCGCCTTCTTCTCCCTCACCGCCGCCTACGCCCTCGTCTCCGCCGTCGCGCTGGTCAGTCCACCCCCTCGCCTCCACGGGAATGCTACCTTGATTCGTTCTCCCTCCAAGCCCAATGCGTGCGTCGGCTCATTACTGATCCGAACCGAGCTGCCGATTGAAATCGGATCTTTCCTCCATCAATCTCACAACGCATCGAGGGGGTGCCGCCGCCGAGTTCGATTTTGAGGCCGTTTTATGCTGTCCGCCTGCAGATTCAGCTGGTGAGGATCCAGCGCAGAGTGCCCGAGTTCGGCTGGACCACGCAGAAGGTGTTCCACCTCATGAACTTCGTCGTCAATGGGGGTAATGTAAAATAAATGTTGCCGGAAATGGGGGCAATGTAATCAATGTTAATTAAATGTGGGGAGGATCTCCCAATCCTGATTCCTTTTTTTGATTTCACCCTTCATTTGCAACTAATCCCCCGCATGTGTCACGCCTGTGCTAACCTACCAACAAACACCTTGCTGCAGTTCGTGCCGTTGTATTCGGATTCCATGCCTATGTCTTCCTCCTCCAAACTAAAGTAAGAGCCAAAGTTTGGGCACTACCACTTTACTTTAGCACTGGTGTCGAGACCTTTTTTGTTAATTGATTTGATTGGCTTGGCCAGGTTTATAAGTTGGTGTTACTAGACCTCCCCGGCTTGTTGTTCTTCTCGGCCTACACCTTACTTGTTCTTTTCTGGGCAGAAATATACCATCAGGTATTTCCTACCAATCTTTGTTATACACTCTTCATGTTCTTATCATTTAGTTGTGTTTGTTCAAGGAATTATGCGAGATTTTTCTTCTGAGTTTTGCAGGCTAGGAGTCTCCCCACCGATAAGTTAAGGATTATATACCTAGCCGTTAATAGCATCGTATATGCAATTCAGGTGTGTTATTTCTCATCATCGCACGGTCATATCACTTCATTGTTCCTATAAGAGAGAACCATGCTCATGGTTGCTATGTCCGACCGCAAATCTGGACAGatctgtatttgggtgtaccttGGAATAAACGACAATGCGTTGGTTGAGCTGGTGAGCAAAATCTTCATCGTATCTGTCTCCGCCGTGGCCCTTCTTGGTTTTGCAGTATATGGTGGAAGGCAAGTCCAATGCTTTTTCTTTGTATTGTATCGCTGTGTGTGCGCTGTATCTGTAAGCTGTGCTCTTTCTTTTCTATAGGTTGTTTGTCTTGCTGAGACGTTTCCCCATTGAATCAAAGGGGCGAAAAAAGAAGCTTTATGAGGTGATTACACCCTTCAATAAATGGATTTGTACACATTTTCTGTTCAGGTGGACATGTATAGCATGTTGTCAAGAACAAAATACCGACATATTCTGTTAGGATCTGTCATTTCATATAGCTTTGCCATGACAATGATTAGTTTTAACATGACATACTGGTAATTGTCACACATTgaacatgaaatcttttgtaTTATCTGTAACTCAGTGCTCGGAATTTATGACTGGCAAAAATGTTGTGTCGTCTTCTCTTTTTGTCTTAATATGTTTAGTATGTCTTACAAATGTTCTATTTTTTTATTGTTATCCTTTTTCTCAATAATAACTGAACTGAAGATCCATCAGTCCAAAAATAATAACTGTCAGTTTCTGTCTTGGCCTCCAAAATTTTATTGTAATGTTGAAAATTGTCAGGTTGGGACTGTGACGACAATCTGCTGCACCTGTTTCCTGATAAGATGCATCGTGGTGAGTATTTGGTTCTTCATGACTCGCTGTTTTTTTCGTGACTCACTGTTAGGGGTTCAGGAATCATGCTTAAATTCCTTTTTGGTTGGGCGTAAAGAAGAACTCTGATGTCCACCTGTGTGGACGGTTTCATATGAATGTGAAGCCACCAAACGTATCAACCTAATGTTTACTGCACCTGATGTTGCTGTGCACTGTTGTGATAAACCCACTTGGTCTATGGTCTACAGATCTTCTTCCAGAACAGTGCACCGTGTGCACGTGTATATACTTGTGTCCTTCTGTTGATTTATTTACTTCTAAGTTCCTCCCTTTCCCCCTTCTTACTTGATCATAGGTGGCAGTATCTGCATTTGATGCTGATGTTTCTTTGGAGGTTTTAGATCATCCAATCCTAGATTTCTTCTATTATATGGTAAGTAACATCGAAAAGTCATTACCATGGTATCCATGGTATTTTTGTAGATTTAGTTCCTGTCTTTACACACACTCCCCTATTACCGTGCAGTTGACAGAGATACTGCCTTCCGCGCTGGTCCTTTTCATCCTTCGGAAGCTTCCACCTAAGCGAGCATCGGCGCAATATCACCCTATTAACTAGAGTTTTTGTGCTTATGTATGATGTTATGCTTGGAATAATGGATAAACTTGGAAGTGCCCAAAATTTTACATGTCTGGTGTGAGCTGAATGCTGGTGTTTTCCAAAAGCATCGAAGTGTTGTCGATGGATTATGCAATGTGCAGTTCAGGGGCCCTATAGCAGTGAATTTCCGTCTTCTGCTTGTTCTTTTTTTGGTGGAATTTGGTCGATAGCTTTGCTCTAGTAGAGGAGAAAATCGTAGTGGATTCCCTGATGTTTATCCGAGTCGTTTTGTGATTGCCTTTGCCATGTTTACCATCGGAGCGTTGCTGGTTATGCCGCTTGGAGCTTAATATTTGTAAATTTTACCAGTCTCTTGAATTATGTGTGCATTGTAGAGGGCCTTAAAAGTCATATTCGTAAGTTTGACTGGTTTGGAGTAGATGATGTCCTGCGCGTTGCTAATTTTCCTTTCAAGAATGTGAGAAATACTTGGCATAATTGCaaactagtactccctccgtcctcgGTATCTAGACAGACAAGTAATGTCTAATTTGGGATGGAGGTATATCTGTAATCGTACATTTCATTTGCAATCATACAGCTGAATGGTGGATGCATCATTCGGATCAGGTTACTAAATTCTTCGAAATCATTTGCTGATGCCTGCTGCACCTGTGGTGGTTGTGTCTATTGGCTCGATGTCGATGAGGAGCCCCTGAGCCGGGGTCGGCATCGGGTACCTGGAGAAGCTGCCGTCGCAGCCGTCGGCGAGCTTCCACCTGAACCCGGTGACGATGTAGTGCATGGCCACCAGCGTCTCCACCCTAGTGAACTCGTTGCCAGGGCACATGCGCGCGCCGCCGCCGAACGCCACGAAGCTGTAGGGTGGTATCGGGCTCTCGAACCTTGCCGGCTCGAACCTGCTTGGCTCCGGGAAGATGGCCGGGTCCTGCTGCGTCAGGTTCATCGCCCCCAACACCTGCCATCCCTTGGGGATGAGGTGGCCGTCAAACTCCACGTCTGCGACCGCCCTCTTGAGCATGGAGAACACGGGAGGTACCAGGCGCAGGGTCTCCATCGCCGCCGACCATGTGTACTTCATCTTGCCGAGGTCGTCCCACGACAGAGCTTCCCCCGGAGCCTTGCTCCTGGCGACCTCTTGTTGCTCTGCCACGACCCTGCCGTAGGCGTCCCGGTTGCCATCGAGGTGCCGGAGGAGGAAGGTGAGGAGGCTGGCGGTGGTGTCGTGCGCCGCTACCATCATGAACATGACGTTGTCGATGATCTCCTCGTCGGCCAGCCCCTCCGCGAGCATGTGGGTCATGAGGTCGTCGGACGGCGAACTATGCCCGCTCTCCAGCTTGGCGCGCTTCTCCTTGATGATTGCCGCGACGGTTCGCCGGCCTCGCCGGCTCGCGGCGAGGCACTTGCCGAAGGAGGTGAAAGGCAGGTTCACCGGGATCGCCCAGATGCCCCTCACCAGCTGCTGGAACTCCGCCGAGAGCTCCAGCCTCACGTCGGCGTGGTCAGCTCTCCCGAGCCCGAAGATGACGGTGCACATGATGTCGAAGGTGAGCGACTTCATCGACGGCATCACCGCGACGGTCGTGCGGCCGTCCCAGTGGGCGCGGAGGTGGTGCCGGACCTCGTCGTCCATGCTGGCGACGTAGCTCCTCACAATGTCCAGCTTGAGGAACTGGACCATCATGGCCCTCACGCGGCGGTGGTCGTTGCCGACCAGCTCCCGGATGTTGCGCCTGCCGACCATACTGTTGAAGGAGGTGGAGCTCTTGGCGGTGAGCGCGGCGCTGGCGAAGAGGAACTTGTTGGCGGCGGGGCCGACGAGGAAGGCCGTGTGGAGGCCGAAGAGGGAGAGCTTTGAGATGGGGCCGTACTCGGAGGCCCAGCGCCGGAGCCATGCCTCGCCGGTGTTGGCGCGGAGGGCGCGCAGTAGGCCGACCGTCTGGCCGACGACGGGAAGGCCGAAGGAGCCCGGAGGCAGCTGGCGGCGCCGATCGTCTTGAGATGAGCTCTGCTTTCTGAGGTGTGGCAATACCAACAAGATGAAAGCGATGATTACTGCCGCAAGAGCTGCCAAGACGGGAGCCTCCATTTCCATCTTCTTGATCCAAGCTCTCCAATGCTTGTTTTTCTCATCAGATGGACTCCACTTGTCCACTATCTAGTAAATTAAACCGATGGGATCAAAAGCTACATCCGAGCTTAATATTTTGATTGGTCTTAATAAATAATCTTAAAGTACTTCATTTGTTTATTTCTGATCGAAATTATTGGAGGGAATCATGCTTACGATGCATTCCACCGAGTACATACAAATTGAGCAGCTACAGAGACAACAGAGACGATTAATTAATCCATCCTCACCAAAAAAAATTGACATCTCTTTTTTTTCGCGAATCCATAAAAGACTTATCCATAGAAGAAGGTTTAAAGAAGTCATTACAGAGACGGTCTTGCAAGCACCAACACGTAGGCGGTGTGATCAAGGCCTACAAGAGCGCATGAGAATGGTAGCTACAAAGTCTATGTCTCGTGTTGATCAGCTGGCCAAGCCCCTTGGCCCCAGCGCGAGCCCAAGCTCTACCGTCGTCTTTGATCTCATTGGTGAGCTGCACAACCGAAGGTGTATCATTGTTGAACATGCTACTGATGTGGTGTTTTCAGATTCGCCAAGCGGTGAGAATGAACACGGTGGCGAGGCCGCGTCGAAGGGCGGTTGGGGAGTCTTGGATGGAGGCTGAAAACCATTCGTGGAACGCATCATCCGGGCTGGGTAGCATGGTCATGGTATGGCACCAGGCCAGGATCTCATGACCACACCTAGCGGTAGAAGGAGCGGGTGACGAGAAGGTGCTGGATGATTTCTGGCTCCTTGTCGCAAAgtagacatagagaggtgtgcgGCAGTCCACGACGTGCCAATCTGTCTGCGGTCGAACACCGGCCCTGGTAAGCAAGCCATAGGAAGATCTTTATGCGTAGTGGAGCCCACGACTTCTAGGTGAGGTGCCAAGATGGCTCAATTGCGGATCCAGAGAAGAGCACCAGATAGCAGGACTTGGCCGAGTACGCGTCATTTTGAAGATCAATAGGTATATTTTTATTGCCATAAGAATTTTCATATGTATTTTGAACTTTTTGCAGGTATGGTCTAACATAATTATTTTCAAAGTTGTTCTTATAAGCATTGTTACTAAAATTGTTTATGGAATGAAATTCATATCCACCTGATCATTCTTTTGTTCAACAAGTGAGGCAGTAGAACATCATTGGTATCATTAGGAACATGTTTAAAAGCAAACATGGACATGATCATGTCAACTTTTCATCCAAGCAAGAGATCTCCTGAATAGAACTTACCTTCTTACTAGTTGGAGCTATTGTCATTGAGCATAGTTTGTTGTAATCTTATAAAGTACCTTAGCAGCA contains:
- the LOC125537180 gene encoding tobamovirus multiplication protein 1 is translated as MRELVSSSTSSPTAALVAAGHAALRGWWEEVNESPAWQDGAFFSLTAAYALVSAVALIQLVRIQRRVPEFGWTTQKVFHLMNFVVNGVRAVVFGFHAYVFLLQTKVYKLVLLDLPGLLFFSAYTLLVLFWAEIYHQARSLPTDKLRIIYLAVNSIVYAIQICIWVYLGINDNALVELVSKIFIVSVSAVALLGFAVYGGRLFVLLRRFPIESKGRKKKLYEVGTVTTICCTCFLIRCIVVAVSAFDADVSLEVLDHPILDFFYYMLTEILPSALVLFILRKLPPKRASAQYHPIN
- the LOC125537179 gene encoding cytochrome P450 716B1-like; translation: MEMEAPVLAALAAVIIAFILLVLPHLRKQSSSQDDRRRQLPPGSFGLPVVGQTVGLLRALRANTGEAWLRRWASDAALTAKSSTSFNSMVGRRNIRELVGNDHRRVRAMMVQFLKLDIVRSYVASMDDEVRHHLRAHWDGRTTVAVMPSMKSLTFDIMCTVIFGLGRADHADVRLELSAEFQQLVRGIWAIPVNLPFTSFGKCLAASRRGRRTVAAIIKEKRAKLESGHSSPSDDLMTHMLAEGLADEEIIDNVMFMMVAAHDTTASLLTFLLRHLDGNRDAYGRVVAEQQEVARSKAPGEALSWDDLGKMKYTWSAAMETLRLVPPVFSMLKRAVADVEFDGHLIPKGWQVLGAMNLTQQDPAIFPEPSRFEPARFESPIPPYSFVAFGGGARMCPGNEFTRVETLVAMHYIVTGFRWKLADGCDGSFSRYPMPTPAQGLLIDIEPIDTTTTGAAGISK